Part of the Haloarchaeobius litoreus genome is shown below.
CGTCGCATCGCAGCGGTGCTGCCGGCGTCGGACCACCGCACGGGGTCACGGCGCGGCCGGGATCCGAACCGCGCCGGGTCATCGCTCTGCCACGTCTCGCACGGCGGCCTCGATGTCGGCCGTGCCGGGCAGGACCTCGTTCTCCAGCGGCCGGGCGTACGGGATGGGCACGTCCGCGGTCGCGACGCGCTCGACGGCCTCCAGGTCGTCCAGCGCCTCGTCGGCGACGCGGGCGACGACCTCGCCGGTGACACCGAACGAGCGGTAGTCCTCGTCGACGACGACGAGCCGGCCGGTCTTTCTCACCGATTCGACGACGGTCTCGGTGTCGAGCGGGACGAGCGTTCGCAGGTCGACGACCTCGGCGTCGACGCCGTCGTCGGCGAGCGACTCGGCCGCCTCCAGCGCGCGGTGGACGTGCAGGCCGAGCGTGACGACGGTCACGTCGCTCCCCTCCCGTTTCACGTCTGCCTTCCCGAACGGGATGGTGTAGTCCTCCTCGGGGACGGGCGTCTTCGGTCCCTCCGGCGCGGGCATCCAGCCGATGCCCATCAGGCGCTTGTGGAACATGTAGACGACCGGGTCGTCGTCGCGGATGGCGTTGTGCATCAGCCCCTTCGCGTCGTACGCGGTGGAGGGCACGACCACCTTCATCCCGGGGAGGTGGGCGAAGGTGCCGTACAGCGTCTGGGAGTGCTGGGCGGCGTCGTTGTAGGTGCCGCCGACGGCGGTCGTCAGCACCATCGGGACCGAGAAGTTGCCGCCGCTCATGTACGTGTTCTTCGCCATCTGGTTGTACATCTGGTCCATCGCGACGCCGAAGAAGTCGACGAACATCAGCTCCGCGATGGGACGCATCCCCGCCTGTGCCGCGCCGACCGCGGCACCCAGGTACGCCGTCTCGCTGATGGGCACGTCCATGATGCGGTCGTGGCCGAACTCGTCGAGGAGGCCCTGCGTGCTGTCGAAGATTCCCCCGTAGTCGGCGACGTCCTCGCCCATGTAGAACACCTCGTCGTCCTCGCGCATCTCGTGGGCGATGGCCTCGACCATGGCCCGGCTCATCGTCAGGTCCCGCGTGACGGTGCGGGACTCGGCTTCGGCCTGCTCCCCGTCCTCGGTCTGCTCCTCGCCTTCGGTGGCCATCAGTCGTCACCTCCTGCGAGGTCGTACGCAGGTTCCTCGTCCGTCACGCCCGACGGCGGGTTCACCCACACGTCCTCGTGGGCGGCCGACGGGTCCGGCTCGGGCTGCTCCTTCGCCCACGCGATGGCCTCGTCGACGCGCTCGTGGGCTGCCTCGCGGCTCTCCTCGAGTTCCTCCTCCTCGATGCCGTAGGCGCGCAGCGTCTCGGCGAGGCGCTCGATGGAGTCGCGCGCGGACGCAGCTTCCTGGTCGGTCTCCGACCGATAGGTCTGCGGGTCGCCCATGAAGTGGCCCATCCGTCGGTGGACCTGCACCTCCAGCAGCGTCGGGCCGTTCCCGTCCCGCGCCCGGCCGATGGCCCGCCGGGCGGCCTCGTGGACGGCCTCGACGTCGTCGTGGTCGACGCGTTCGCCGTGAATCGCGAAGCCGTCGGCCCGCTTCGAGCCGTCCTCCACGTCGGTGATCCGCTCCTTCGGCATGCTGATGGCCCAGTCGTTGTCCTCGATCACGAAGACGACCGGGAGGTCCTGGACGCCCGCGAAGTTGAGCGATTCGAGGAAGCCCCCCTGGTCGATTGCGCCCTCGCCGAGGAACGCGACGGCGACCGCGTCCGTGTTGCGCTTCTTCGCCGCGAGTGCTGCCCCCGCTGCCGGCGGGCAGCCCTGCGCGATGATGCCGCTACACGCGAAGTTCACGTCCGGGTCGAACAGGTGCATGTGACCTCCTTTCCCCTTCCCGAGCCCCGTCTCGCGCCCGAATATCTCCGCGGTCATCCGCTTCAGGTCGACCCCCTTCGCGATGGCGATGTGATGCGGTCGGTGCGGTGCAGTCACCGTGTCGTCGTCGCGCAGGTGATGGCAGACGCCGATGCCCGCCGCCTCGTGGCCGGCCGCGAGGTGCAGCTCCCCCGGAATCGGGCCGGCGGAGATGTCGAACGCCGGCTGTTTGCCCTCCAGGTACTCCTCCTGTAACCGCTCCTCGTAGTACCTGGCGGTCACCATGTCCTCGTACATCGCGTGTAGCTCTGTGACAGAACTCATTCCCCTCTAGGCTGTCCGGGCATCGGCGAAAGTTATGAACGAGCTACCCCTGGCGAACGTCGCACTACCAGTGGACGGGACCGTGGCGACAGCTCGCTGCCCGGTGCCGAATCAGTTGTTCCAGAAGATGTCCGTCGCGCGGTGGCGGTCGTTGTACGCCTCCAGCCCGCGACCCATCACGCCGCGGAGCATGAGGTCGTCGTACAGCGTCGAGTGCGTGTAGTCCACGAACGTCATCGGGATCACGAGTTCGTCGCTCTCGCGGAGTACGCTCCCGATGGCGGTGAACTCGTGCTTGTGACGCTCGTCGTAGACACGCCCGCCGAAGACTGGCGTCGTCTGGTCGTACGCCGACACCGAGTGCAGCGCCTCCACGGAGCGGTAGACGAACTCGTAGCAGAACATGCCGCTGTTGCGGCCGTCCTCGAGCGCCGCGAAGTCCGTGGGCGACTCGAAGTGCTGGCGCAGGTCCACGCTGCCAAGCAGCACGTTGTCCTCGACCGAGCCGGCGGCGTACCGCGGGATGTCGTAGCTCGTGTGCCCGCGGAACGCGGGGACGAGCCCGTCGACGACGGCCTTCGGGTCGCGTGGGTCCGCCTCGGCGAACGCCTCGACGGTCGCCGGGTCGACGTCGGTGTAGCGGTTCTCGCGGAGGCGGGCGACCGAGCCGGGGCGGGCGTTCCCCTCCCGGACGCGCTCGAAGAACGGCTCGTACGTCGAGAACTCGAAG
Proteins encoded:
- a CDS encoding alpha-ketoacid dehydrogenase subunit beta yields the protein MATEGEEQTEDGEQAEAESRTVTRDLTMSRAMVEAIAHEMREDDEVFYMGEDVADYGGIFDSTQGLLDEFGHDRIMDVPISETAYLGAAVGAAQAGMRPIAELMFVDFFGVAMDQMYNQMAKNTYMSGGNFSVPMVLTTAVGGTYNDAAQHSQTLYGTFAHLPGMKVVVPSTAYDAKGLMHNAIRDDDPVVYMFHKRLMGIGWMPAPEGPKTPVPEEDYTIPFGKADVKREGSDVTVVTLGLHVHRALEAAESLADDGVDAEVVDLRTLVPLDTETVVESVRKTGRLVVVDEDYRSFGVTGEVVARVADEALDDLEAVERVATADVPIPYARPLENEVLPGTADIEAAVRDVAER
- a CDS encoding thiamine pyrophosphate-dependent dehydrogenase E1 component subunit alpha codes for the protein MYEDMVTARYYEERLQEEYLEGKQPAFDISAGPIPGELHLAAGHEAAGIGVCHHLRDDDTVTAPHRPHHIAIAKGVDLKRMTAEIFGRETGLGKGKGGHMHLFDPDVNFACSGIIAQGCPPAAGAALAAKKRNTDAVAVAFLGEGAIDQGGFLESLNFAGVQDLPVVFVIEDNDWAISMPKERITDVEDGSKRADGFAIHGERVDHDDVEAVHEAARRAIGRARDGNGPTLLEVQVHRRMGHFMGDPQTYRSETDQEAASARDSIERLAETLRAYGIEEEELEESREAAHERVDEAIAWAKEQPEPDPSAAHEDVWVNPPSGVTDEEPAYDLAGGDD